The genomic stretch TTGCGTAGGTAAAGGAGAACTTGGAAGCGACTTCATATTTGTTTTTTATAGTCCCTTCAATGAACTCCTTTAGTTGattgattggaatcatcccttctgAAGAGACTGGAATTTCTTTAGTGGATGCAACTTGTCATGGGGGAGGATCAATCTCTTGAACTTCTGGGAGTTTGTCGGgtgcatgggtggattcttcttccatcaagattcccaccctgtttgttagcttgtcaattctagcctcttgattttgcatgcatttggtcaagccagcgattgcttccgtcaagtttgacaattgctcctccatagatgaagtgtttgtcgCCATGGCTTGCATGCTTGTCGTAGACAATGGAGAGTAGCATGaattttcacacagattgatcccTAACTAGCTCACTCTATGTGGTGTAAGTGaggaggatccatcacttgaagcatcatcatcttccttcatagcagagtgcttggatccggagaggtcaagcagagcaagagttttcttgatcttttcagcaacatcgcttcctctttcaggtgcatttgtgcaagatcttgctccttttgaggataaAGATCCAAAAACTGGGGTTGATGCAGACGGCACTTGGGGTGCatgttgtcctaaagagcttgcgttgctcctcgtaactggtctaaagcttccaaaggtaacatcgaggatgctttccacatcatcATAAAACCTGGAGATAGCAGCCTTGGTAGAAGTAGAaccggagttgattttctttgaagccatttcaatgttcttgaactttggtgattgaaaggttgacatgagaggtagagattgtcccaccgGGCATGCCAGAATTTGTGGACAAtaaattgcgtcgagaaaataaaatcaagaccgaaaaatattggAACAATCATATTATTTTACTTCGAATATTTGAGtatacaatctctatgaatcctctgattcttccttccaatagtaaataaattcaagggcctttgaagttgatcttgaatctatatttgtCGTCACGAAtgatgatcttgaattcaactagcacgaactttgatttgaactcgtaCTCCTTGAATGTTGATTtattcttcgttcttgagcttgaacttgatttgttcttcgttcttgagcttgaactttatttcttgaacttgaacttgattgcttgaagcttgaaacttgtggagaaatttgcagcgtttgatccacgagctctttcttgcttcttgttataacttctagtGTCTTctttgagttatgaagacccctatttatagttgtggaagggaggagttgtgataagaacaaactctttccaaccaatcaaattgaagtgtgacatggccgcatttgatggccagaacatgtcacttgcacaagTGGCATGATTCCATTGGTCTTTTAATTTgatttggcatgccttgtcattttgacatgtgGCATAATTTCATTGGATCTTCTGTTTGACTTGGCATGTCACGTCATTTGACATGTgtcaccaaactgggcctctaggaagatgacatcttgagCTTAATAAAGTCGGCGTAACAGTAtgatttatttttgtgataaagcaattttgattattttttagtCAATTTCTTATTTAAATTAGCGTTTTAAGATGAAGAAGTTTTATATATGTTCCGTTTGGTTATTTTCTTGAAACTTTTAAAAGTTCTATGTTATTTtgttttatcttaatatttattttaatatttttaattaataaaatattaaaaattaaaaattcatGGAGCTTACGCCTCGTCCCATATTAAATAAAATACATTGCCTAGCGCTCGCGCCTTCGAAATACTGATTTTAAAAAATATGTTGTGTCATGTTTATGTTGATTGCACTTCACTTTCTGATAGTATGAAGCATACTATCCGACTATCACCTTATAAAAGGCTCTGAAGTTCTTTCAACCATATgccaaaaaaaagaggaagagaaAAGAATATAAAGTGTACTAAATATATTCAATACTCTCCTatactttttaaaaaatatatattttataactaaaatatattatataatatatttatGCTAATTTTCAAATTATGTAATCATTAATATTGGGGTACTCATTAATCATGCCTAGAAATTaatacaaaaaacaaaagaaccaACTTTGGAATGGTAATTTTTTCTGTAGGAATAGTTAAAATAGGAATTAGGAACTATagattttcaaaattttataCGTGGGCCAAAAGCCAAATCATGGCAAAGGATTGGAAGAATCGTTTGATTGACTGACTGATGTATGGAACTAGAACATAACATAAAGTAGAATATTCTGGGGGAAAACTCAAATAATAGGAAGAATTTCATAGATTACAACTTTTTAATTCCGAGTAAACTTGACTTCTAATAAACTAAAATTGCAAATAGAAACATGTCTATTATATGTCATGCTAAGTGAAAGGACAAAAAGATCTTTGTGTTACATCTAAGTTTCAACGATGACAATTGTGCAAAGCTAAATTCTATCTATGCTGATTGCAGGAATCAAGGCACCATCAAGGGCATCAACATTTAGGAGATAAGATCGAAGATTTGATGATGCTAAATCAAAGAAAGTCAAGATATCAAAAAGGAAACTAAATCAGTTCCACCATCTAAGTCTCAATTAAAGGAAATCGAAGCTGTCTAACAAAGGAAATATATCAAGTGCAGCTTGAGAATATTAGGCCACTCCTCAAGGACTATATCAAAAGATTGACCAACCAAATATAAGCCTCCAATCACTCCATGAAATGAAGACATGAAAGAGGAAGGACATAAACGAATCCAGCCTATCTATAGTATAAGATTCGGAGGCACCCCTTGGGTCGAATCCAGCCTATCTATAGTATAAGATTCGGAGGCACCCTTTGGGTCAAATCTCTTAGAGGATTCAGTGCCTCAATCAAGATCAATCTGCAAGAGGATTCAGTGCCTTTGCTTTAAGAAGACTGCCAATCTCAAGAAGAAGATTTACGCAACTACAAATACTGTTTTCTAAGTCTCTTTAGTTCTTAGCACAAATACTGCATTCCTAAGTTTACAagcataaaaaaaaataaaaagatttagaaCACAAAAGAGAGTTGTGTCAAAATCTAGAAATTGCTGTTGATCATCGTTGGTGGTGAACGAACTAAAACCATCACTATTGTAATACTTTATCAAGATCTAAGATAACCCTTGTGACCCAAGGGAACTGGATGTAAGTACCACACCAGTACTGAACTAGTATAAAAACTGTTGTGTCTTGTTTAGTTTTCAATTCATTCAGTTTATCTCTATTTTACCTACTTGCTACGCGAAACCTAGTCAACTAAACTTACAATTACTCAACCAATTTTTAATAGTCCACAATTCACCCCCCCCCTCTtttactttcaattggtatcagaacaAGGCTCACAAACTTTGCTTAACAGCTAGTGAGGAAAAGATCATGGGATCGAACACAGTCGTTGGTGCATTGTTTTAAGAAGGAACCTCTCAAGTACAACCGCCATATTTTAATGGACAACACTTTTCTCATTGGAAAGTGCGTACGGAAACATACACCACGTCATATGACATTAAAGTCTGGCGGGTGATCGAAAAGGGAAATCTTCCAATTCCCCCAAAGAAAGATGAGAATGGTCAAGTCATAGTATCAACTGATCCACTTGATTTGGATGATTACACTGATGAGCAAGCTGCTATCATAACTATGAATGCTAAAGAAAAAAATCTATTGTACAATGGTATCAATGTTGAAGAGTATGAAAAGATTTCAAGCTGTGAAACTTCTAAGGAAATATGGGATAAATTGGAGGTCACATATAAAGGACCCAACAAGGTAATAGAAACAAGGATAAATCTTTTGGTTCGTGAGTATGAGCTATTTCAAATGAAGGATGGAGAATCAGCAGAGAAAATGTTCTCCAGGTTCAGTAAAATTTTTGGAGATATAAAATCCTCTAGTAGAACAATAAAGAGCGGAGAACATGCCAGAAAAATTCTCAGAAGTCTACCTACAATTTGGCAGCCCAAGGTCATTGCTCTCGAGTGTCAGATCTTGACAAAATGTCCTATGATGAACTTAGAGGTGATCTAATAGCCTTTGAAAAAACTCACTTGGACATGCAAAttcaacaagaaaagaaaaaaacagttGCCTTCAAAGCAACTGTGGCTGAaccagaagatgaagaagaagagaaaggagGAGAACAGGATGAAAACATAGCCATGCTCTCCCAAGTTGTAACAAGCATGATAAGGAAAAACATAAATAGCAAAAGGGGTAAGCCAAAATTCAGAAAGGGAAGGGAAAACAATGAAAATGATGGAAGATTCTATGAATGTGGAAAATATGGACACATTCAAGTTGATTGTTCCGAAGTGAAGAAGAAGCTCAGCAGGAACCTCCAAAAGAACAAGTCCTTTGGAGCATGGAGTGATGAAGAAGAATCTGACCATGAAGAAATTGCAAACATGTGTTTCATGTCCAAAAAAGATGATATCAATGAGGAATTAGGAGAGCTTGGATTCATGGCAAACAAAGGAGTAGATGAGGAAGAAGACTCAGGTAAACTTGGCCTTATGGCAGACGAGGGAACTAGTGAGGTACGTCTTTCTACTTGTCCTAACTGTTATGAACTTCAAAAATTTGTTGATATTGCTTTTGTAGATATTGAAAGAGTTCTGAATAAACTCAGAAAGAtccaaagagaaaagaaagattgGGCCTTGAAGCTGGAAGTTTGTGAAATTAAGCGTGACATGCTTCAAGAAGAAGTTAATGAACTTCAACTTCAACGGAATGGATTACAAAAATTCACAAGTCATAGTTCTGTCAAATTGCTTCTCATAATTCTTTGATTAGAACTAGAAACTCTCATGCATGCTCTTATTGTGGTAAAAAATGGTCACAACACTAACCAATGCAGGAATAAAATTAGAGCAGAAAGAGGCTCTGTAAATCCCAAAAATCCATCGTGTTTTTACTGTGGGAAACCTGGTCACACCTCTAAACATTGCAGGTTCAAGGACAATAGGAGATGGGTCTGGCGACCTAAATCCTGTAGTCAAGCTAACACTCAGAAATCTAACCATTCAGGACCCAAGCAGGCTTGGGTACCTAAAAACAAGTAACTTTGTTTTGCAGGAACACCACAAGAATAATCGAAAAGGAAAATGGTATCTCAACAGCGCGTGTTCCAGACATATGACTTATGATAAACAAttattcaaaatagtcaccaaactaTATGGAGGAACAGTTACCCTTGGAGATAAATCAAAAGGAAACATTATTGGAGTTGGAAAATTTCCCCTAAGCTCAACATGTGATGTGGACGAAGTTTACCTAGTCGATGAACTCGGTTACAATCTTCTCAGTATCAGTCAACTATGTGATAATGACTATGAGGTTCGTTTTAAGAAACATGGTTGGTTTGTAGAAGACGAATCAGGTAAAGTTATTCTTTCAGGAAATAGAGACAGGAATGTCTATACTATTAGCAATATAGAAAACCTTGGTGATCAAATATGTCTTGCTTCTATGATTGATGATCCTTGGGTTTGGCATAGAAAACTTGGACATGCTAGCATGCATACCATTCAAAAACTTTCTAAACATGATCTTGTTATTGGTCTTCCAAAACTAGACTTTCAAAAGATCATATTTGTGATGCATGTCAATTAGGAAAGCAAACGCGTTCATCTTTTAAAGTCAAAAATATTGTTTCTACTACTAAACCTCTTCAACTATCGCATATGAATTTATCTGGTCCAACTAGAACTGCTAGTATCGGTAGCAGAAAATATGATTTTGTTATTGTGGATGACTTTTCTCGATTTACATGGGTTATCTTTTTAAGTCAAAAAGATGAAGCTCtaagaaattttgaagttttctatAAGAAGGTTCAGCGCAAAAAAAAGATACTATATTACCACTATCAAAAGTAATCACggaggagaatttgaaagtaAACTTTTGCAGTGACCAAGGAATCTCTCACAATTTCTCTTCACCAAGGTCACCTCAATAGAATAGAGTGGTAGAACGTAAAAATAGAACCTTACAGGACAAGGCAAGAACCATGATTGTGGAAAATTCTTTACCCCATCacttctgggctgaagctgtGAGCACTACATGTCATATCATCAACAAATGTCTGATTCGAACCATTCTTAAAAAGACTCCATATGAGCTATGGAATGGTAAGAAACCCAACATCAATTACTTTCATCCATTTGGATGCAAATGCTTCATTTATAATAATAGAAAGGACAATCTGGGTAAGTTTGATCCAAAAAGCGACGAAGGTATATTTCATGGATATTATCCCTTAATTATAGCATATAAAGTTTATAATAAAAGAACTTTATGCATTGAAGAATCAATTCATGTTGTTTTTGTTGATACTAACCCTCGCTCAAGGTAACTTCTTGAAGAAGAGGAAATTTCTATTGTCCCCAAGTCTGCTGTTGTAGGAAATGAATGCCAAAATGAGCTAACTAGTCATCAGAATCAGTCAACTGAGGAGCACATCCAAGGAATCTTCTTCAACAGAACAATCGACTACTGATGAAAAGGAACTAACCACGAACATTCCAAATGAGTGGAAAAGTGAACCTGGACATCCTGACAAATTCATCATCGGGAATCCACATGAAGGAATCACTACTAAGAGATCTCAAAAGCTCAACTCTCACATGGCTCTaatttctcaacttgagccaaagGAAGTAGATGAAGCACTGAAAGATGACTACTGGATCAAAGCAATGAAAGATGACCTTGATCAATTTGAACGAAATAAAGTGTAGAAACTGGTTCCAAAACCTTCTAATGCTTCTATTGTAGGAGCTAAATGGGTTTTCAGAAATAAGTTGAATGAATTCGGACAAGTGTTACGAAATAAAGCACGGCTGGTTGCTCAAGGTTACTCTCAACAAGAAGGAATCGACTACGATGAAACATTTGCACATGTAGCAAGATTAGAATCTATTTGAATATTACTTGATTTTGCTGCTCATAAAGGATTCAAACTATTTTAAATAGATGTGAAAAGTGCCTTTCAAAATGGCTACATCTctgaagaagtctatgtgaagcaacctccaGGATTCATAAATGATACTTTCCCAGATCATGTTTTCATGTTGACTAAAGCTCTATATGGACTCAAGCAAGCTCTTCGAGCATGGTACAAAAGATTAAGATCCTTTCTTGTTctcaaacatgtaacaaaatcaaaaaagccaaatataacaatttatctaagctcaaattcttgaaccctgaaccagagattctaggttcgatccccagcagagtcgccagagctgtcacacttcccttttacctgcgcccgcagggacgaaggggagtttttccaattaaaggacaatcgaaacaggatttattatttaattcagagtcgccacttgggagatttatggtgtcccaagtcaccggttgaatcccgaatcgaggaaaagattgactctgtattacaatccgcgaaccaaaaatccgggtaaggaattctgttaacccgggagaaggtgttaggcattcccgagttccgtggttctagcacggtcgctcaaatgtcatgttcggcttatttatctgattttaatacatgttgaacctatgtgcaaattttaactttttaccgcttttattattattattatttttaatgagaattgcaacgtcgtgaaaacacatattgaaccacgtcacatcaatgcacccgtggttattgacacatttcgactccgttgagatttggatttgggtcacataaatgtgcacccgagtttaagaaagtaaattattaaaagcgcgtctaaaataactagcgcgttattatctttggggatggccgtgaaattcactaaacggcccatcccgaattctaaatgtttcattttaaccatttattaagggccccgtaatttatgtattttgtttggcgaggctcgtctcatttattatttaaaaggcaaacctaaaagcgactatgatttgctatttttattttgtctctaaaaataaagaaaaggacctaattaattaatacgtCAACAACCTTACTATGAGAAAGGTTGCCTCCAACATTGGGCCTATAAGGACGTTTGCAGCCCAACGAGCTCGAGGTTCGAGCCTAGACGGGAACATCACAACACGAATCTGGGTAGCCCAATCAGCTCCAAATGAATCATCTGATGGCCCAGACCCAAACAGTACTTTATTTACATTATCAGTACTGAACTAGTACTCGATTAACTTGGTATTTTAACTATTGGGATACGGAAGTGAACTATATGAAATCCGTAGCTATTTGAACTTGTTTTTACAATTATTGAAATGAATCAATGCTTAAGAACTGtcataaaaaaaataaactaacACTAACCACTTTAATGATTCACGATTTCCTAATAGAACTGTTGAAGGACACATTGAGACTAAAAACCATTCAAGCCTATTTTATAACTACTGAAATTAAACATTCAAGGTAGGCCTTTTAACTAAGGTTCTAAAAGAACTACTGAAATCAAGTCACACTATACAGCCGTAGTAAACCATCCAGGGAAATTTTGGCAGTCTACTATAATCCCTATACAGCCTGGTCATACTTAAATTACCTGAATGAAACAAAACAGCCACTCCAGGTTTTATCTTATACTACGCTAAATGGATTCACAAAGGTCTTTAACACGAAATTAACTATGACTAGTCATGAACAACTCTGTACCATGAATTTGGCTACAACCAGTACTCAACATGTGCAAGAATCAGCTAACAAGGAATTAA from Nicotiana sylvestris chromosome 12, ASM39365v2, whole genome shotgun sequence encodes the following:
- the LOC138883206 gene encoding uncharacterized protein, producing the protein MESAFVQDLAPFEDKDPKTGVDADGTWGACCPKELALLLVTGLKLPKGNLPIPPKKDENGQVIVSTDPLDLDDYTDEQAAIITMNAKEKNLLYNGINVEEYEKISSCETSKEIWDKLEVTYKGPNKVIETRINLLVREYELFQMKDGESAEKMFSRFTQGHCSRVSDLDKMSYDELRGDLIAFEKTHLDMQIQQEKKKTVAFKATVAEPEDEEEEKGGEQDENIAMLSQVVTSMIRKNINSKRGKPKFRKGRENNENDGRFYECGKYGHIQVDCSEVKKKLSRNLQKNKSFGAWSDEEESDHEEIANMCFMSKKDDINEELGELGFMANKGVDEEEDSDIERVLNKLRKIQREKKDWALKLEVCEIKRDMLQEEVNELQLQRNGLQKFTSSRTIGDGSGDLNPVVKLTLRNLTIQDPSRLGYLKTSNFVLQEHHKNNRKGKWYLNSACSRHMTYDKQLFKIVTKLYGGTVTLGDKSKGNIIGVGKFPLSSTCDVDEVYLVDELGYNLLSISQLCDNDYEVRFKKHGWFVEDESGKVILSGNRDRNVYTISNIENLGDQICLASMIDDPWVWHRKLGHASMHTIQKLSKHDLVIGLPKLDFQKIIFVMHVN